The following proteins are encoded in a genomic region of Musa acuminata AAA Group cultivar baxijiao chromosome BXJ2-11, Cavendish_Baxijiao_AAA, whole genome shotgun sequence:
- the LOC135627912 gene encoding uncharacterized protein LOC135627912, with protein sequence MDCEPEELQFLGVVGIYREAAKILAGWRRLFVKIAGALVLPLSILFFVHIAISHRLFSTIDSDESALDDAPPGSTSESSALQRLVSDWSAFLLFKGFYLVALLVLALLSTAAVVYSVASIYTARGDLPFRKVLTVVPRVWRRLMVTFLWAFLVLLALNSATIALLVFILLMGGNSSTGPVLTILVVIPLYLVALVYVSVVWHLASVVSVLEDARGLEAMRRSRRLIQGKLLTASVIFVMLNLGFGLVEWAFRGLLVRGRGGGPGLSLGLGLLLLLLLCLVILFALAVQTVVYFVCKSYHHESIDKSNLADHLEAYLGEYVPLKSQDVQMEQLRV encoded by the coding sequence ATGGATTGCGAGCCGGAGGAGCTCCAGTTCCTGGGCGTCGTCGGCATCTACAGGGAGGCGGCCAAGATCCTGGCGGGGTGGCGCCGCCTCTTCGTCAAGATCGCCGGCGCCCTCGTCCTCCCTCTTTCCATCCTATTCTTCGTCCACATCGCTATTTCCCACCGCCTCTTCTCCACCATCGACTCCGACGAGTCCGCCCTTGATGACGCCCCCCCGGGATCCACCTCCGAGTCCTCCGCCCTCCAGCGGCTCGTCTCCGACTGGTCCGCCTTCCTCCTTTTTAAGGGTTTCTACCTCGTCGCCCTCCTCGTCCTCGCCCTCCTCTCCACCGCCGCTGTCGTCTACTCCGTCGCCTCCATCTACACCGCCCGGGGCGATCTCCCCTTCCGCAAGGTGCTCACCGTCGTCCCCCGCGTCTGGCGCCGCCTGATGGTCACCTTCCTCTGGGCCTTCCTCGTCCTCCTCGCCCTCAACTCCGCCACCATCGCGCTCCTCGTCTTCATCCTCCTCATGGGTGGCAACTCCTCCACGGGCCCCGTCCTCACCATCTTAGTCGTCATCCCGCTCTACCTAGTTGCCCTCGTCTACGTCAGCGTCGTCTGGCACCTGGCCAGCGTGGTCTCCGTGCTGGAAGACGCCCGCGGGCTGGAGGCGATGCGGCGGAGTCGACGGCTGATCCAAGGCAAGCTCTTGACGGCGTCGGTCATCTTCGTGATGCTCAACCTCGGCTTCGGGCTCGTGGAGTGGGCCTTCCGGGGGCTGTTAGTGAGGGGGAGGGGCGGGGGCCCGGGGCTTAGCCTGGGGCTGgggctgcttctgctgctgctgttgtgccTGGTCATCCTCTTCGCTCTGGCGGTGCAGACGGTCGTCTACTTCGTGTGCAAGTCGTACCACCACGAGAGCATCGACAAGTCGAACCTGGCGGACCATTTGGAGGCCTACTTGGGGGAGTACGTGCCATTGAAGTCCCAGGACGTGCAGATGGAGCAGCTCCGTGTTTGA
- the LOC135627118 gene encoding bidirectional sugar transporter SWEET1a-like isoform X3 → MEVVRFVFGIFGNATALFLFLSPLVTFQRIIRKRSTEDFSGVPYTMTLLNCLLSAWYGLPFVSPNNLLVSTINGAGSVIEAVYVLIFLVFAPKKERARVAALFTFVLSVFAVIALVSLLALRGQRRKIFCGFAAAIFSICMYASPLSIMTKSVEYMPFLLSLFVFLCGTSWFVYGLLGGDPFVTVPNGCGSALGAIQLILYAIYRNHTTTDGGSEMNGQGHKRLEDDSRATEKKPDHQPIADKV, encoded by the exons ATGGAAGTTGTGCGCTTCGTATTTGGCATCTTCG GTAACGCCActgctctcttcctcttcctgTCTCCACT CGTCACGTTTCAGCGGATCATCCGGAAGAGATCGACCGAGGATTTCTCAGGCGTTCCCTACACCATGACCCTTCTCAACTGCCTCCTCTCCGCTTG GTACGGTTTGCCGTTTGTGTCGCCGAACAACCTCCTGGTGTCGACGATCAACGGCGCCGGCTCAGTCATAGAGGCGGTGTACGTGTTGATCTTCCTCGTATTTGCGCCGAAGAAGGAGAGGGCTCGCGTGGCGGCATTGTTCACGTTCGTGCTCTCCGTCTTCGCCGTCATTGCCCTCGTCTCCCTGCTTGCTCTCCGAGGCCAGCGCCGTAAGATCTTCTGCGGCTTCGCCGCTGCCATCTTCTCCATATGCATGTACGCCTCGCCTCTTTCCATCATG ACCAAAAGCGTGGAGTACATGCCGTTTCTGCTGTCCTTGTTCGTGTTCTTGTGCGGGACATCATGGTTCGTCTATGGCTTATTGGGTGGGGATCCATTCGTCACG GTGCCGAATGGGTGTGGGAGCGCGCTGGGAGCCATCCAGCTGATCCTGTATGCAATCTACAGGAATCACACCACCACCGACGGGGGCTCGGAGATGAACGGCCAGGGACACAAGCGGCTGGAGGATGACTCTCGAGCAACGGAGAAGAAGCCTGATCACCAACCGATAGCAGACAAGGTGTAG
- the LOC135627118 gene encoding bidirectional sugar transporter SWEET1-like isoform X1 has protein sequence MEVVRFVFGIFGNATALFLFLSPLVTFQRIIRKRSTEDFSGVPYTMTLLNCLLSAWYGLPFVSPNNLLVSTINGAGSVIEAVYVLIFLVFAPKKERARVAALFTFVLSVFAVIALVSLLALRGQRRKIFCGFAAAIFSICMYASPLSIMVRSLDHLPLLGLHEVPVRDGSIWASQSNLRAEIGDQDQKRGVHAVSAVLVRVLVRDIMVRLWLIGWGSIRHGAEWVWERAGSHPADPVCNLQESHHHRRGLGDERPGTQAAGG, from the exons ATGGAAGTTGTGCGCTTCGTATTTGGCATCTTCG GTAACGCCActgctctcttcctcttcctgTCTCCACT CGTCACGTTTCAGCGGATCATCCGGAAGAGATCGACCGAGGATTTCTCAGGCGTTCCCTACACCATGACCCTTCTCAACTGCCTCCTCTCCGCTTG GTACGGTTTGCCGTTTGTGTCGCCGAACAACCTCCTGGTGTCGACGATCAACGGCGCCGGCTCAGTCATAGAGGCGGTGTACGTGTTGATCTTCCTCGTATTTGCGCCGAAGAAGGAGAGGGCTCGCGTGGCGGCATTGTTCACGTTCGTGCTCTCCGTCTTCGCCGTCATTGCCCTCGTCTCCCTGCTTGCTCTCCGAGGCCAGCGCCGTAAGATCTTCTGCGGCTTCGCCGCTGCCATCTTCTCCATATGCATGTACGCCTCGCCTCTTTCCATCATGGTAAGAAGCCTGGATCATCTGCCACTGCTCGGGTTACACGAAGTTCCCGTACGTGATGGTTCCATTTGGGCATCTCAATCTAATTTACGTGCAGAGATTGGTGATCAAGACCAAAAGCGTGGAGTACATGCCGTTTCTGCTGTCCTTGTTCGTGTTCTTGTGCGGGACATCATGGTTCGTCTATGGCTTATTGGGTGGGGATCCATTCGTCACG GTGCCGAATGGGTGTGGGAGCGCGCTGGGAGCCATCCAGCTGATCCTGTATGCAATCTACAGGAATCACACCACCACCGACGGGGGCTCGGAGATGAACGGCCAGGGACACAAGCGGCTGGAGGATGA
- the LOC135627118 gene encoding bidirectional sugar transporter SWEET1a-like isoform X2 encodes MEVVRFVFGIFGNATALFLFLSPLVTFQRIIRKRSTEDFSGVPYTMTLLNCLLSAWYGLPFVSPNNLLVSTINGAGSVIEAVYVLIFLVFAPKKERARVAALFTFVLSVFAVIALVSLLALRGQRRKIFCGFAAAIFSICMYASPLSIMRLVIKTKSVEYMPFLLSLFVFLCGTSWFVYGLLGGDPFVTVPNGCGSALGAIQLILYAIYRNHTTTDGGSEMNGQGHKRLEDDSRATEKKPDHQPIADKV; translated from the exons ATGGAAGTTGTGCGCTTCGTATTTGGCATCTTCG GTAACGCCActgctctcttcctcttcctgTCTCCACT CGTCACGTTTCAGCGGATCATCCGGAAGAGATCGACCGAGGATTTCTCAGGCGTTCCCTACACCATGACCCTTCTCAACTGCCTCCTCTCCGCTTG GTACGGTTTGCCGTTTGTGTCGCCGAACAACCTCCTGGTGTCGACGATCAACGGCGCCGGCTCAGTCATAGAGGCGGTGTACGTGTTGATCTTCCTCGTATTTGCGCCGAAGAAGGAGAGGGCTCGCGTGGCGGCATTGTTCACGTTCGTGCTCTCCGTCTTCGCCGTCATTGCCCTCGTCTCCCTGCTTGCTCTCCGAGGCCAGCGCCGTAAGATCTTCTGCGGCTTCGCCGCTGCCATCTTCTCCATATGCATGTACGCCTCGCCTCTTTCCATCATG AGATTGGTGATCAAGACCAAAAGCGTGGAGTACATGCCGTTTCTGCTGTCCTTGTTCGTGTTCTTGTGCGGGACATCATGGTTCGTCTATGGCTTATTGGGTGGGGATCCATTCGTCACG GTGCCGAATGGGTGTGGGAGCGCGCTGGGAGCCATCCAGCTGATCCTGTATGCAATCTACAGGAATCACACCACCACCGACGGGGGCTCGGAGATGAACGGCCAGGGACACAAGCGGCTGGAGGATGACTCTCGAGCAACGGAGAAGAAGCCTGATCACCAACCGATAGCAGACAAGGTGTAG